The Legionella sp. PATHC032 genome has a window encoding:
- a CDS encoding C39 family peptidase, producing MIDLTIQTQPDDETCGPTSLHAIYLYYGLDLPLNEIIEGVDKSLSGGTLTPMLGKHALLHGFRTTVYIYNLNIFDLTWFHNGEVNNSFLMDKLEAQMKYKNDPYITKASLAYLDYLKLGGTVRSKSLNVDLLKKYFNKKIPILTGLSATYLYRSAREYFTPEGKSVYDDIRGEPCGHFVVLCGYDVKKRLVIVADPHAENPLSHNNYYKVSINRLINSIMLGVLTYDANLLIIEPKE from the coding sequence ATGATTGACCTGACAATACAAACTCAACCTGACGATGAAACTTGCGGACCAACCAGCTTACATGCCATTTATTTATATTATGGTTTAGATTTGCCATTAAACGAAATCATAGAAGGCGTGGATAAATCGCTTTCAGGAGGCACCTTAACGCCCATGCTGGGAAAACATGCCCTCCTCCATGGGTTTAGAACAACTGTTTACATCTATAACCTGAATATATTTGACCTAACCTGGTTTCATAATGGTGAAGTCAATAATTCCTTTTTAATGGATAAACTTGAAGCCCAGATGAAATACAAAAATGATCCATATATTACCAAAGCGTCTCTAGCCTATTTAGACTACTTAAAACTGGGGGGTACAGTCCGCTCCAAATCATTAAACGTGGACTTATTAAAAAAATATTTTAATAAGAAAATCCCCATTTTAACTGGTTTAAGTGCTACCTATCTTTATCGCAGTGCAAGAGAATACTTTACTCCGGAAGGCAAATCAGTTTACGATGATATTCGTGGTGAGCCTTGTGGGCATTTTGTTGTACTGTGCGGTTATGACGTAAAAAAACGCCTTGTAATTGTTGCTGACCCCCATGCAGAAAACCCACTGTCTCATAACAATTATTATAAAGTAAGCATCAATCGCTTGATTAACTCTATAATGCTTGGTGTACTAACTTATGATGCGAATCTACTCATAATTGAACCTAAAGAGTGA